CCCAAGGTAGAGAGGTCTGAAATCAACTTCTTTCTCCTCAAGAATCGAGGCATAGCAGTCGAGCAAACAGTGGACTTGTCTGGTCTTGTTCACGGCTGTACGCCTAATTTTTGTCCAATCTGCCTTGCGATCGCTTTAATGGTGGCGAAATTCTCGATCAAGAGCTCCTCATCATCAAAAACGACGTCGTACTGCAGCTCGATTTGAACAACCATGTTGATGATTCGTATAGAGTCCATCCCGGCGTCCTGAATCTGCTCATCGTCTTTGAGCTGCTGCTCGAGAAGCG
This is a stretch of genomic DNA from Paenibacillus sp. sptzw28. It encodes these proteins:
- a CDS encoding acyl carrier protein, producing MQVTKTEDVMEFLRRTIAGLTENPLLEQQLKDDEQIQDAGMDSIRIINMVVQIELQYDVVFDDEELLIENFATIKAIARQIGQKLGVQP